The Dietzia sp. ANT_WB102 region ACGTCCAGATCCGCGGCTACGTTCTTCGCCTGCCACTGGACGTCCTGGTGGTGGCATCGGCCAACCCGGAGGATTACACCAACCGCGGTCGGATCATCACTCCGCTCAAAGACCGGTTCGGCGCCGAGATCCGCACCCACTACCCACTGGACCTGGCCGACGAGATCCGGGTAGTGCGGCAGGAAGCCGAACTCACCGCCGAGGTACCGGATCCCCTGCTGGAGTTGCTCGCTCGGTTCACCCGCGAGCTACGGACCTCCGACTCGATCAACCAGGCCTCCGGCGTCTCCGCGCGGTTCGCGATCGCCGGAGCCGAGACGGTCGCGGCGGCGGCGCGGCGGCGAGCGGCCGTGCGGGGTGTCGACGACCCCGGCGAGGCCGTGGCGCGGCTCGTCGATGTGGATGCTGCGGTGGAGGTCCTGCGCGGCAAGATCGAGTTCGAACCCGGCGAGGAGGGGCGAGAGACCGAGATCCTGCGGTACCTGCTGCGCACCGCCACGGTCGACGTGGTGCGCGAGCTGTTCCGTGGGGTCGACATGGCCCCGCTCGTCGAGGCATTCGACGGGTCGGTGACCTTGACGACCGGCGCGAGCGTCACCGCCGCGGAGTTCCTCGACGCACTGCCGGAGTTGTCCGAACCAGGGCTCTACGACGAGATCGCCGAGCGGGTGGGGGCGACCAACGCCGGCCAGCGGGCCGGCGGCATCGAGCTGGCGCTGGAGGGGCTCTACCTCTCGCGGCGCCTGTCCAAGGAGACCGGGGACGGCGCCGCCGTCTACGGCTGACAACGCCTGGTGGCCGCTGGCCGCCTGGAACAGGAGGTGCGCGATGTCGCGACCAGAGCCCCGCGCCCGCTACGGGCGCTATGTGGGCGGGCCGGACCCGCTCGCGCCCCCGCTCGACCTGTCCGAGGCGCTCGACGCGGTCTCCGAGGGCGTCATGGCCGGGTACTCCCCGGAGCAATCGCTGCGCGAGTTCCTGCGCACCGGCGGGCGCGACCAGCCGGGCCTCGACGAGATGGCCGGACGGGTCCAGCGTCGCCGACGCGAACTACTGCAACGGCACCGCCTGGGCGGCACGCTCGAAGAGATCTCGGCACTGCTCGATGAGGCGCTCCTCGCCGAGCGTGGACAGCTCGCACGCGACACCGGCATGGACCCGATGGACCGCACCCTGCGGGAGATGACCATCGAGAACCTGCCGGACTCCCCGGCCGCCGCGGTCGGGGAGCTCAAGGACTACGACTGGGCCTCGACAGACGCACGCGAGGCCTACCGCCGGATCCAGGACCTCATGGGAGCCGAGGCGCTCGATGCCCGCTTCGCCGGGATGAAGCAGGCGCTGGAGAACGCGACCGACGCCGACCGCGCCGCGGTATCCGAGATGCTCTCCGATCTCACCGACTTGCTCGACAAGCACGCTCGAGGGGAGGACACCCCGGAAGACTTCCGCGACTTCATGGACAAGCACTCCGACGCGTTCCCGGAGCAGCCGCGAGACGTCGACGAGCTGATCGACACGCTCGCGAAGCGCGCGGCCGCCGCGCAACGGATGATGCGCTCGATGACCCCGGAGCAGCGGGAGGAGCTCATGGCCCTGTCGCAGCAGGCGTTCGGCTCGCCTGAGCTCATGGAGCAGCTCGGCCGACTCGACGGGTTGTTGCAGTCCTTGCGGCCGGGCGAGGACTGGGATGGCTCCGAGGACTTCGAGGGCTCCGAGGGGCTGGGGATGTCCGAGGGGACCGCGGCGATGGCCGAGCTCGGAGACCTAGACCGGCTTGCCGAGCAGCTGTCCCGAAGCGACAGGTCCCCGCTGTCCGAACTCGACCTGGAGGCGGTGTCCCGGCACCTCGGGCGCGAGGCCGCGGTGTCCGTGCAGACCCTCGCGCGACTCGAACAGCAGATGCGCGATTCGGGATACCTCACCCGCCGGCAGAACGGTGACCTCAGGCTCTCCCCGGCCGCGTTGCGCAAACTCGGACGGTCACTGCTCCACGACGCGGCCCAGCGGCTGTCCGGCCGGACCGGCGCGCGTGAGACCAGACTGTCGGGGGCTGCGGGGGAGCAGACGGGGTCGAGTCGGGCCTGGGAGTTCGGCGACGTCGAGTCCTGGGACGTGCCGAGGACCGTCGGCAACGCGATCTCTCGCATCGCCGCCGAAGGGGGAGAGCCGGGCGCCGGGATCCGGTTGCTCCCCGAAGATATCGAGGTCCGCGAGACCGAGGCGCGCACCCAGGCCGCGGTGGCCCTGCTGGTGGACACGTCGTTCTCCATGGCGATGGAGGGCCGATGGGTGCCGATGAAGCGCACGGCCCTGGCGTTGCACCACCTGGTGAGTACCCGCTTCCGGCAGGACCGGCTGCAACTCATCTCGTTCGGTCGCTTCGCCCAGACCCGGACGGTGGAAGACCTGCTGGCCCTGGACGCCCAGTACGAGGCCGGCACGAACCTGCACCACGCGCTGCTGCTCGCCGGGCGGTACTTCCGCGAGCACCCGACGATGCAGCCTGTGCTGCTCATCGTCACCGACGGTGAACCCACCGCCCACCTGCTCAGTGGGGGCGAGCCGTGGTTCGCCTACCCGCCGGACCCGGAGACCATCCGCACCACGGTGGACGAGTTGGACCGCGTCGCACGCTTCGGAGCCACGACGACCTTCTTCCGGCTCGGCGACGACCCGGGGCTGTCCCGGTTCCTCGACGCGCTGGCCCGGCGAGTCGATGGCACGGTGGTCGCGCCGGACGTCGACGACCTCGGAGCGGCGGTGGTGGGCCGGTTCCTGCACTCGCGGCGCGGCCGCTCCTCGCCCGGCGACCCGTGGAGCGCCGGAGGTCGCTGGGCCATGTGAGAGCGGCCGCTCACCGGGCTCAGGGCATGGGCGCGCCGACCTCGCCCGAATCCCGGCGCAGCACGCGCAGCGAGTCGACGGAGCGGACCTCGGTGAACTGGCCAGATTCCAGGGCGCGGCAGTAGATCTCGTACGGGGGACGGCCGCCGTCCTCCGGATTCGGGAACACGTCATGGATGAGCAGCGCCCCGCCGATCTTCACCCACGGGGCCCAGCCCTCGTAGTCGGCCTGAGCGGCCTCGGAGGAGTGGCCTCCGTCGATGAAGACGAACGACGCGGGCGTGCCCCAGACGCGGGCCACCTGCTGGGAAGTGCCCACGGCGGCGGTTACCACCTCGTCGAGCCCCGCATCCCACATGGTGTGTCGGAACGCACCGAGGGTCTCGAGGCGGCCGGTGTGCGGGTCCACGAGCGTCGTGTCGTGGTAGTCCCAGCCTGGCTGATGTTCCTCGGACCCCCGGTGGTGGTCCACGGTGACGATGCTGCCGCCGGTCACGCGGGCGGCGGCACCGAGGAACACCGTGGAGCGGCCACAGTAGGTGCCGATCTCCACACCCACGCCGTCGCCCAGGAACTCGCAGGCGATGTCGTACAGGGTGGTGCCCTCCTCCAGCGGCATGAAGCCGGGGGCGGCGAGCGCTACGGCGAGCAGCGAAGGCTCGATCTCGGGTGCGGTCATGGGTTTCAACCTAGCGTCCGTCTCTCAGCTCTCGGCGCGGTGGGCGGACTTGCGGGCCCGCGCCACGTGCGGGCCCACGACGTTGCCGAGTGAGGTCCCGTTGGGCCACCCCACGTAGTAGCAGAGGAACAGCACGATCTCTTCCAGTTCCTCCGGCGTCAATTCGCCATTGCCCAGCGCCGCGCCCACCTGGATGTCCGCGATGTCGGTGTTGCCCTGGGCGGTCAGCGCCCCCAGGAGCAGGAGGCGGCGATCGCGGTGGCTCAGGCCCGGGCGGGACCAGATCCTGCCGAACAGGTGGTCCGCCGTCTCGGCGAAGTAATCACCGGGCCCGTCGGACATCTCGAAGCCGTACACCTCGGTCATCATGGCCAGTCCGTGCTCGCGCTCCGGGCTCATCCCGGCGTCCGCAGTGTCGCTCATCGGTTCTCCTCGTCGTCGTGGTCGTGTCTGTTCCCGCCGGCGTCGTCGACGTCTGCTGCGCGCGCGAGTTCACCCGGTCCCACGCCGAACCCGGCGCCCAGGTCGCGCAGGGCGATCGTCCCCAGGGGCAGATCCACGCCCAGCCGAGCGGCGAGGCCCAGCGCAAGGGACAGGTCCTTCTCGCCCAGCCCGCGGACGTGGGTGAACACGCCGTGCCAGAAGTCGTCGCGGGGGATGGGTGCGGTGGTGTCGCGGAGCATCACGGCTCCGGCGCCCCCGGTGATCGTGTCGGTGTGGCGGACCACGCGGCCCAACTCGGCAATGTTGATGCCCGCGGCCTCGGCCAGTCGGGAGGCCTCCGTGGTCGCGGTGAAGGAGATGAAGTGCAGGAGGTTACGGGCCAGCTTCATCCGGGTCCCTGCGCCCACGTCACCGGCGTGGACCGGCATGCCCGCCCACAGTCCGAAGACCGGCGTGCATGCCTCGTAGACCTCGCGCGAACCTCCGACCATCACGGCGAGCTGACCCGACTTCGCGCCCTGCGCGCCGCCGGAGACTGGTGCGTCCACGAGGTGGACACCGGAGGCCGCACACACCTCTGCCAGCTCTACGGCCGTGGAGTCGGAGATGGTGGAGTGCACGGCGATGATGGTCCCCGGAACAGCGGTTCGCAGAATCCCGTCCGGACCGTCGACGACCTCGCGCACCTGCGAGTCGTCGAGCACCGTTACCGAGATCAGTCGTGCCGTGCGGGCGACGTCGGCACCGGTCGCGGCGGCAGTGGCACCCTCGGCCACGAACGGCTCCGTGGCCTCGGGACGCACGTCGCACACCACGAGTCCGCCCGGCCAGGCCAGGAGGCGTTTCGCGATGGGTGCCCCCATGTTGCCGAGACCGATGAACCCCACCGGGGCGGGGGAGTCTTCAGGCCCGCCGGGGCCGATGCCCGCCGTGGGGATCTGTCCCCCCGGGACCGGATCGCTCATGATCGGATGACCTGTCCGCCGTCGACGTTGAAGATCTGGCCGGTGATCCACGATGCCTCGTCCGACAGCAGGAAGAGCAGCATGCCCACCAGGTCCTCTGGCTGGCCCATCCGTTTCAGTGGCAGCTTGTCGACCATGTCCTTGACGATGGATTGGGGGGTGGTGGTGCGATTGGCCTCGGTGTCGATAGGGCCGGGAGCGATCGCGTTGATGCGGATGTTCGAGCCGCCCAGCTCGGTGGCCAACTGCTGGGTGAGGCCGTTGACGCCTACCTTGGCCAGGCCATAGAAGCCCGAGTAGAGCCACGCCGCGGTGGAGGACTGGTTGACGATCGCACCCCCGCCGCCGGCGGCCATCTTCTCCCAGCAGGCCCGAACCATGAGCAGTTGGCCGTTCAGGTTCACCGACATGAACTTCTCGTAGTACTCCCACGGGACGGTGATGAGGAAGTCGAGCTTCATGCCGCCGAAGATCGCGGCGTTGTTGACGAGGATGTCCAGCCGCCCGAACTTCTCCACCGCCGCCTCGGCGCAGGCATTCGCCGAGTCCGGGTCGGAGACGTCCGTGTGCTGGAAGAACGCCTGCCCGCCGGCAGCGACGATCTCGGAGGCGACGCGTTCGCCGCCCTCGGCCGAGACGTCGGCGACAACGACGTTCGCCCCCTCGGTGGCCAGCGCCTTGGCATACTCCTCGCCGATGCCGCCGGCGGCTCCGGTCACGATGGCGGTCTTGCCGTCGAAGCGTCCCATGTCGTGTGTATCTCTTCCTGTCGGTGGGATGGTGTGAGGTGGTCGCGCGAGTGGGTGGTCGCGCGGGTGCTGCGGCCTCAGGCCGGGGTGGCCACGGACTTGATCTCGAGGTACTCCTCGAAGCCCTCGCGGCCCATCTCACGGCCGATCCCGGACTGCTTGTAGCCACCAAAGGGAACGTCTGCGCCGTACCAGACGCCGCCGTTGACGCCGAGGGTCCCGGTCCGGATACCGGACACGACCCTCTCGATCCGCTCGGGGTCGGTGCCCCACACCGCGCCGGACAGGCCGTAGGGGGAGTCGTTGGCGATCCGGATGGCGTCCTCGTCCCCGTCGTGGGGGATGACGACGAGGACGGGCCCGAAGATCTCCTCCTGCGCCACGCGCGCGGAGTTGTCCAGGCCGGAGATGAGGGTCGGCTCCACCCAGAACCCGCGCTCCTTGCCCTCGCCGGTGGGGCGAACGCCCCCGATCTCGATGGTCCCGCCCTCGGCGACGGCCAGCGCGATGTAGCTCTCGATCCGCTCGCGCTGGACGGCGGAGATCACCGGCCCGCAGAAGGCGCCGGGGTCGCGTGGATCCGTTGGCGCGAACGAGGCCATGGCGCCCTTGGCCGCCTCGACGGCCTCGTCGTACCTCTCCCGCGGCACGACCAGCCGGGTGGTCAGCGCACATCCCTGGCCCGCGTGCGTGCACGCGTTGAGGGCGGTCATGAAGCAAGCAGAGTTCAGGTCGGCGTCGTCGAGCACCACCGCGGCGGATTTGCCGCCGAGTTCGAGGAAGACCTTCTTCAGCGTCTCGGCGGCGGCGGCCATGATCTTCTTGCCGGTCGCGGTGGACCCCGTGAACGAGACGAGGTCGACGCGTGGATCGGTGGTCAGCTGCTCGCCGAGCCCGTGGTCGGACGAGGAGACCACATTGAGCACACCGGCGGGGATGTCGGTTTCCTCGGCGGCGATACGGGCCACCGCGGCGGCGATGAGCGGGGTGTCGGGGGCGGGCTTGAGGACCACGGTGCAGCCGGCGGCCAGCGCGGGGCCGATCTTGGCGAAGTTGATCTGGTTGGGGAAGTTCCACGGGGTGATGGCGCCGACAACGCCGATCGCCTCTCGACGAGTGGTGCGTGTTGAGCGCACGCCCATGACCTCGGACTCGCCGAGCTCGGTGACCCAGTTGTAGGTCTCGGCCAGGTCGGCGAGCCAGCCCAGGTCCGCCACGGGGCCCTCCAGCTGGGGTCCGGTGGTGAACAGGTACGGCGCCCCGACCTCGGCGATGGTCAGTGCGCGCAGTTCCTCGATGTGGGATTGCAGCGCATCGCGCAATTGCCGCAGGCACCGCGCGCGGAAGGCGTGGTCTGTGGACCAGTCGGTGGTGTCGAACGCGTCGCGAGCGGCGGCGATGGCCGCGTCCATGTCCTCGCGCCCGGCGTCGGCAGCCTGGCCGATGATCTCCTCGGTGGCGGGGTTGAGGACGTCGAACGTGGCGCGTCCTGCCGCTGGACGCAGGTCGCCGCCGATCAGCAGGGGGGCGGTGTAGTTGATGCTCGTCGTCACGGGGAGCCTTCCGTCGGGATGGGTGGACAACTGTCTAGACGGTAGTCCGACGGGTGGTGTACTGTCCAGACACATGTCCAGTGATCTCCGGTTTGAATCGACGCGGCGCAGGCTCAACGGCCAGCAGGCCGAGACCGTCGACCGTCTCACCAGCGCCGCGGTCGAGGTGCTGCGGGAGAAGGGGCCCGGGGGCCTCGCCGTCCGCGCCGTGGCAGCCAGGGCCGGCGTCGCACCAGCGACCGCCTACACGTACTTCTCCTCCAAGGGGCACCTCATCGCGGAGGTGTTCTGGCGACGCCTGGACGACCACGTCACCGAGATGCCCGACGGCGGCTCGACCGCTGACCGGGCGGTCGCGGTTCTCCGCGACGTCGCACTCCTGGTCGCCGACGAGCCGGAACTGTCCTCGGCAGTCACCGCTGCCCTGCTGGGCGACGACCCCGAGGTCTCCCACCTGCGGGTCCGGATCGGCACCGACATCCGACGTCGCCTCGTGGCGGCGCTGGGGGAGGAGAGCGACGACGACGTGGTCAACGCGCTGGAGATGGTCTATGCCGGCGCCCTCGTCCGAGCAGGGATGGGCTACGGCTCCTACTCGGACATGGCAGACGCCATCGAATCCGCTGCACTACTCATCTTGAGGTGACACGCACCATGACCACTGCGACGCCCGGTCCGCTCGTGTTCAGCCCTTACGACTACGCGGTACACGAGGATCCCTACCCGCTCTACGCCCGTCTCCGCGCGGAGGCGCCGGTCTACCACAACCCGGACCTCGACTTCTGGGCGCTGAGCAGGCACGCGGACGTCCGCGAGGCGTTCCGCGCACCAGACGTGTTCTCCAACGCCATGGGGGTCTCGCTGGACCCCGCCGCGTACGGGCCGCACGCCTACAAGACGATGTCCTTCCTCGCGATGGACGATCCCCGCCACGCCCGCCTGCGGAGGCTGGTGAGCAAGGGGTTCACCTCCAGGCGCGTAGATGCCCTGTCCGAGGGGATCGCGAGGATCTCGCGACAGTACTGGGACGAGTGCCTGGCACGGTCCCGGGACGGGGAGACCATCGACTTCGTCGACGACTACGCAGGCAAGTTGCCGATGGACGTCATCTCCGACCTCATGGGGGTGCCGGACTCGGACCGGGAAGAGCTGCGCCGGTTGGCCGACCTCGTCATGCACCGCGAGGAGGGCGTGCAGGACGTCCCACATGATTCCATGGTGGCCGCGCTCGACCTCATCACCTACTACCAGGGCATGGTCGCCGACCGCCGGCGGGCACGGACCGAGGATCTCACCTCCGCGCTGCTCGACGCCGAGATCGACGGCGAGAAGCTCGACGAGGACGAGATCCTGTCGTTCCTCTTCCTCATGGTGGTGGCGGGTAACGAGACGACGACCAAGTTGCTGGCCAACGCGCTGTACTGGGGCCACGAGAATCCCGAGCAGTCGCAGGCCGTGCTCGACGATCCCGCCCTGGTACCGGCGTGGGTGGAGGAAACCCTGCGCTTCGACACCTCGAGCCAGATGCTCCTGCGCACCACCACGCAGGAGGTGACGACCCGGGGCGTCACCATCCCCGCCGATCAGAAGGTTCTGCTGCTCATCGGGTCCGCCAATCGCGACGAGGAGGTCTTCGGCCACGGTGACACGTTTGACCTGGGGCGGGATACCACGGCGAGCCTGAGCTTCGGCCAGGGGCCCCACTTTTGCCTGGGGGCGCATCTCGCCCGGCTCGAGGGCCGCATCGCGCTCGACATGATCGCCCGCACGATCACCGGCTACGAACTGGTGCCCGGCGCGGAGCGTGTCCACTCCTCCAACGTCCGCGGCTTCGCCCATCTGCCCATGCGAGTCGAGGTGGCGCGCTGATGAGCCTACGGTTCCCTTCCCACCCGGACGCTTCCGAGCGTCCCGCCCTGGTCACCGGGGCCTCCTCGGGCATCGGCCGGGCGAGTGCCGAGTCGCTCGCGGCACTCGGTCACCCGGTCGTGGTGGGCGCACGCCGCGAGGATCGGCTCGACGACCTGGTGCGCACCATCCGCGACGCCGGTGGCGAGGCCACGGCCCGGGCAGTCGACGTCACCAACGCCGACTCCGTCGCAGCGTTCGTCTCCGCGGCCGCGGATGCGTACGGCCCCGCGGAGGTGCTGGTCTCCAGTGCGGGGAGCCTGAAGATGGCGCGGGTCTGGGAGATGGACCCGGACGACTTCGCCGCCCAGCTCGACATCCACCTGCTCGCCGTTCACCGCCTGCTGCACGCGGTCTTGCCCGGGATGATCGACCGCCGCCGCGGGGACGTGGTGCTCATCGGCTCCGACGTGTCCTACACGGCCCGGCCGCGCTCCGGCGCGTACGTGGCGGCCAAGGCCGGACTCGAGACCATGGCCACACAGGCCCGCCGGGAGCTCGAGGGCACAGGGGTCCGGCTCGGCGTGGTCCGGCCCGGTCCGGTGATGACCGAGATGGGCACGGACTTCGACCAGGACACCGCCGAGGCCATCATCAACGAATGGGTCAGGCACGGATTCGGTCGTCATCCCCGGATGTGCAAACCCGCCGACCTCGCCAGGGGGGTCACCGCCATGGTGTCTATGCCCCGCGGCGCCCAGATCACCGAGCTGGAGATCCAGCCGGAGGCCCCCATCGAGGAGGACTACTCGTGAGCAGCATCGACAGTTCCACTGGCGAGTCCACCGACTTCTCGGGACTGGCCGAGCCGCAGCGCGTGTCCGGCGGCGAGGGCGAGCTCGGCCACATGGACGAGCTGCGTACCGACCCGATCAGCCTGTTCTGGCGGGTCCGGGAGGAATGCGGCGACCTGGGTGTGTTCCGGATCGCCGACCGCGACATCTGTCTGGCCTCCGGCGCGGCCGCGAACGAGGCGTTCTTCCGGGCGCCCGACGAGGCGCTGGACCAGGCGGCCGCCTACCCGTTCATGACCCCGGTGTTCGGTGAGGGCGTGGTCTTCGACGCCAGCCCCGAGCGCCGCTCGGAGATGCTGCACAACACCGCCCTGCGCGGTGACCACATGCGCCAACACGCCGTCACCATCCCGCACGAGGTCCAGCGCATGGTGGCCGAGTGGGGCGACGAGGGCGAAATCGACCTGCTCGAGTGGTTCTCCGAGCTCACGATCTACACCTCGTCGGCGTGCCTCATCGGTCCCAAGTTTCGCGAGCAGCTCGATTCCCGGTTCGCGCACCTGTACCACGACCTGGAGCAGGGGACCGACCCCCACGCCTACATCGACGCCTACGCCGACATCCCTGCGTTCCGCAAGCGCGACGCGGCTCGCGCCGGGCTGGTCGAGCTCGTCTCGGCAATCATGGACGATCGCGTCGCCAACCCGCCCACGGACAAGGAGGACCGGGACCTACTCGACGTGCTGGTCTCGGTGAAGGACGACGACGGCACGCACCGGTTCACCCCGGACGAGGTCACCGGCATCTTCATCTCGATGATGTTCGCCGGGCACCACACGACCTCGGGGACGAGCGCCTGGATGCTGATCGAGCTGCTCAAGCATCCCGAGTACCTCTCGCAGGTCGTGGCGGAACTCGACGAGGTCTACGCGGACGGAGCCGAGTACAGCTTCGGCGCACTGCGGCAGATGCCCAAGGTGGAAAACGCCCTCAAGGAGACGCTGCGGCTGCATCCGCCGCTCATCATCCTCATGCGCGTCGCCCAGGAGGATGTGCGGATCGGGGACTTCGTCGTCCACGCCGGCCAGACCGTCGCTGCCTCGCCGGCGGTGTCGAACCGGCTGCCGGAGGACTTCCCCGATGCGGATGCGTTCGACCCGGACCGCTACGCGGAACCGCGGCAGGAGGACATCGTCAACCGCTGGACCTGGATCCCCTTCGGTGCCGGTCGGCACCGCTGCGTGGGGGCGGCGTTCGCCCAGCTGCAGATCAAGGCCATCTTCTCCGTCCTGTTGCGGGAATTCGAGTTCGAGCTCGCCCAGCCGGCGGGGAGTTACCACAACGACCACTCGAAGATGGTCGTCCAGCTGGCCCAGCCGTGCACCGTCCGCTACCGAAGGAGGCAGCGCTGATGGGCGGGGAGTCGCCGATGCAGGTCGAGGTCGACTTCGACCTGTGCCAGGCCCACGCGGAGTGTCAAGCCGAGGCGCCCGAGTGGTTCACCGTGCCCAAGGGGCCCGAGGCGAAGGTGCGGGCCAAACGGGGCCGAATCCCCGACAGTCAACTCGAGGCCGTCAAGGCCGCCGTCAAGTACTGCCCGACACAGGCACTGCGCCTGGTCGACTACCCAGAGCCCCAGGAGTGAGAATCGTGACCCGATACGACCGTGCCGAAATCGCCCAGTTCGTGCAGCGCTGGCTCGAGGCCAACGCGGAGTGCGAGCGGAACAAGGACTGGACGCCGCTGGCCGACTTCTACGCCGAGGACGCCACCTATGGGTGGAACTACGGCACCAAGGACGACTTCATGGCGGTCGGCCGGGACGAGATCCGCGACATCGCGCTCGGGCAGGAAATGGCCGGACTCGAAGGCTGGGAATACCCGTACATCCGCACGATCATCGACTCGGAGACCGGGGACGTGTTGTGCCTGTGGAAGCAGATCGCGCGCGACACGGTGGACCCGAAGACGGGCGAGCCGTACGAGGTCCACGGGTTGGGCGGGTCGTGGTTCCTCTACAACGGGAACCAGCAGTGGGCGTGGCACCGCGACTTCTTCGACTTCGGCAACGTCGTCGACCTGTTCATGCGCATGCACGAGGCCGACGCACTCAGCGATTCCATGAAGCAGCGGTTCGAGGCGGCCGGGGACAAGCCGGCGGGCTGGTACCGCATCGAGGAGAGCCCGGCCCCGCTGTGGCCGGTCTCCTCCCCAGACGAGGTCTGAGTCCCGTGCGCCCGTCCTCGCCGCCCGATCCCCTCGAGGCGCTGGACCACGCCACGCTCGCCCGGCTCCTGCCCGACCTGCTGCTCATCGGCCAGCTCATCGATCGGGCCGGCATGCCCGCCCTGCTCGGCGAGTTCGGCGTCAATGGCATGAGGGACGTGGCGATCGAGGAATGGCAGGCAGCCAGTCCCCACTACGCCCGCCGGATGAAAGACGCGCTGTCGATCACCGGCGACGGGGTCGCCGAGATCTTCAAGGGATTCCAACTGGACGTGGGCGCTCCGCCGGAGTTCATGGACTTCCGGTACTCCGTGACCGACCACGACAACGGTGAGTTCTGGCTGGATCATTGCGGCGCCCTCATGGACGTCGAACCGATGGGGGACCGGTTGGTCACGACCATGTGCCACGACATCGAGGACCCCACCTTCCCCGCCACCGCGCTGGCCACTAACCCACTCGCGGTCGTCGAACCCATCCACCGCCCGCCCCGCGCCCCTGCGGGGCGCACCCCGCACTGCCACTGGCGGGTGCGGATCGACCCGGATGGCGAACCGTTCCCGGTGCCGGAACCAGCTTTGGAGTCGGCGTCCAGCCGGATCATCAATTTCCGGTTCGACCCCCCGGCGCCCCGGGACTCCTCCGACGAGGGGCCGCGCGACGACTATGCGGGGCCATTGCTGACCGACCTGGTCTTCACGGAGTTCACCTCCGCCGCGCTCATCCGGGTCATCCGCGAGGTCTACCTGCAGATGCACCTGCTCGCCGTGGGTTTCCACCAGTCGGTGCGGCGTCGGTCGGATACCGAGACCGCCGACCGGCTCCTGGCCTATCAGGCCACCGGCATCGCCGGTGTCGCAGCGGGCCGGATCCGCGACGTCCTGGGGGCCGCAGCGGACGCCCGTGGGTTGGCCGCCGTGCTCGACCTGCACCCGTTGGCCGGTCCGACCGCCTACACCGGCTTCT contains the following coding sequences:
- a CDS encoding SDR family oxidoreductase; translated protein: MSLRFPSHPDASERPALVTGASSGIGRASAESLAALGHPVVVGARREDRLDDLVRTIRDAGGEATARAVDVTNADSVAAFVSAAADAYGPAEVLVSSAGSLKMARVWEMDPDDFAAQLDIHLLAVHRLLHAVLPGMIDRRRGDVVLIGSDVSYTARPRSGAYVAAKAGLETMATQARRELEGTGVRLGVVRPGPVMTEMGTDFDQDTAEAIINEWVRHGFGRHPRMCKPADLARGVTAMVSMPRGAQITELEIQPEAPIEEDYS
- a CDS encoding nuclear transport factor 2 family protein, with product MTRYDRAEIAQFVQRWLEANAECERNKDWTPLADFYAEDATYGWNYGTKDDFMAVGRDEIRDIALGQEMAGLEGWEYPYIRTIIDSETGDVLCLWKQIARDTVDPKTGEPYEVHGLGGSWFLYNGNQQWAWHRDFFDFGNVVDLFMRMHEADALSDSMKQRFEAAGDKPAGWYRIEESPAPLWPVSSPDEV
- a CDS encoding cytochrome P450, with protein sequence MDELRTDPISLFWRVREECGDLGVFRIADRDICLASGAAANEAFFRAPDEALDQAAAYPFMTPVFGEGVVFDASPERRSEMLHNTALRGDHMRQHAVTIPHEVQRMVAEWGDEGEIDLLEWFSELTIYTSSACLIGPKFREQLDSRFAHLYHDLEQGTDPHAYIDAYADIPAFRKRDAARAGLVELVSAIMDDRVANPPTDKEDRDLLDVLVSVKDDDGTHRFTPDEVTGIFISMMFAGHHTTSGTSAWMLIELLKHPEYLSQVVAELDEVYADGAEYSFGALRQMPKVENALKETLRLHPPLIILMRVAQEDVRIGDFVVHAGQTVAASPAVSNRLPEDFPDADAFDPDRYAEPRQEDIVNRWTWIPFGAGRHRCVGAAFAQLQIKAIFSVLLREFEFELAQPAGSYHNDHSKMVVQLAQPCTVRYRRRQR
- a CDS encoding cytochrome P450; the protein is MTTATPGPLVFSPYDYAVHEDPYPLYARLRAEAPVYHNPDLDFWALSRHADVREAFRAPDVFSNAMGVSLDPAAYGPHAYKTMSFLAMDDPRHARLRRLVSKGFTSRRVDALSEGIARISRQYWDECLARSRDGETIDFVDDYAGKLPMDVISDLMGVPDSDREELRRLADLVMHREEGVQDVPHDSMVAALDLITYYQGMVADRRRARTEDLTSALLDAEIDGEKLDEDEILSFLFLMVVAGNETTTKLLANALYWGHENPEQSQAVLDDPALVPAWVEETLRFDTSSQMLLRTTTQEVTTRGVTIPADQKVLLLIGSANRDEEVFGHGDTFDLGRDTTASLSFGQGPHFCLGAHLARLEGRIALDMIARTITGYELVPGAERVHSSNVRGFAHLPMRVEVAR
- a CDS encoding ferredoxin translates to MGGESPMQVEVDFDLCQAHAECQAEAPEWFTVPKGPEAKVRAKRGRIPDSQLEAVKAAVKYCPTQALRLVDYPEPQE
- a CDS encoding TetR/AcrR family transcriptional regulator, with product MSSDLRFESTRRRLNGQQAETVDRLTSAAVEVLREKGPGGLAVRAVAARAGVAPATAYTYFSSKGHLIAEVFWRRLDDHVTEMPDGGSTADRAVAVLRDVALLVADEPELSSAVTAALLGDDPEVSHLRVRIGTDIRRRLVAALGEESDDDVVNALEMVYAGALVRAGMGYGSYSDMADAIESAALLILR